Sequence from the Acidiferrobacteraceae bacterium genome:
CAGCACCTGCACGGTACTGATTTCCTGTGTCAAACCGGGCCAGTCGCTCACGCAGCAGGGGGATTTCCGCTATACGGACGTGATCAACTGGGGAGTGGGCAAGATTACGCCGGTGGAGGTGAACGAGGGCTAGACGGTTTCTTCGGCGCCGATTGCGTCGAGAAACTCGCTGGCGGTGGCGAACCGTTGTTCCGGATCCAGGGAGCAGGCGCGGGCCAATGCTTCGGCCAGTGCTGCGGGCGGCTTGTCCAGGTATTTTGAAACTGGCCGGTATTTTCTTCCGCCGAGGTCAGCAGAATCCTTCGCGTGACCGTAGGGAAGTTTCCCTGTCAGCAGGTTGTAGACGGTAACGCCGGTGGCGAATATATCGGAGCGCTCATCCAGCTTCTGCGTTGTCCATACCTCCGGCGCGAGGTATATCGGATTCAGTACGCGCAGTCCGACCTCTTCTCCGCGTTTCAGCCAGTAGCTTACGCGATGGGCATCGAACCCGAGAAACTGGATCGAACGGGTATATTTGTTCAGGATTATGTTCTCCGGACGTATGTCGCCGTGGTAGATGCGCTTGGTGTGAATGTCCACAAGAAATGTCGCCAGCTGCCGGGCGATCGCCACACACTCCTTCGGTGCCAGCTTGCCCTTTCTCCGCAAACGGGCCGCCAGGTTTTCACCATCGACCGCATCGTGCACCGCGTACAGGCAGGATCGGCGATTGCGCTCTACCGGCAGTGACTGGGCAATAAAGGTGTCACCAAGTCGTCGGGCAAGCCGTTCGTCACGCAGGAACAGCAGGCGCAGGCGCGGGTCGCGCATGAACCCGGGTTCCGGAAACTTGAGGACGACGGGCAAGTCGCCGACGATATCGACGGCGCTGTAGTAATGCGCCAGACGGCC
This genomic interval carries:
- a CDS encoding protein kinase, with the translated sequence MVYVNSVPDKPEPSEYAQVPPVCNLPEAGEIIDNFHIVKRRRKGRLAHYYSAVDIVGDLPVVLKFPEPGFMRDPRLRLLFLRDERLARRLGDTFIAQSLPVERNRRSCLYAVHDAVDGENLAARLRRKGKLAPKECVAIARQLATFLVDIHTKRIYHGDIRPENIILNKYTRSIQFLGFDAHRVSYWLKRGEEVGLRVLNPIYLAPEVWTTQKLDERSDIFATGVTVYNLLTGKLPYGHAKDSADLGGRKYRPVSKYLDKPPAALAEALARACSLDPEQRFATASEFLDAIGAEETV